One stretch of Halobaculum marinum DNA includes these proteins:
- the mdh gene encoding malate dehydrogenase: MTKVSVIGAAGTVGAAAGYNIALRDIADELVFVDIPDMEETTIGQAADTNHGVAYDSNTRIRQGGYEATEGSDVVVITAGIPRKEGQTRIDLAGDNAPIMEDIGESLREYNDDFVSITTSNPVDLLNRHLYESGERAREKVIGFGGRLDSARFRYVLSERFDAPVKNVEATILGEHGDAQVPVFSKVRVDGTDPAFTADEKEEILGDLQESAMDVISRKGATQWGPATGVAHMVEAVVRDTGEVLPGSLALEGEFGHEDTAFGVPVKLGSNGVEEVVEWDLDDYEADLMDEAAEKLSTQYDKIA; the protein is encoded by the coding sequence ATGACGAAAGTCAGTGTGATCGGCGCGGCGGGGACGGTCGGCGCCGCGGCCGGCTACAACATCGCGCTCCGCGACATCGCCGACGAGCTCGTGTTCGTCGACATCCCGGACATGGAAGAGACGACCATCGGCCAGGCGGCCGACACCAACCACGGCGTCGCGTACGACTCCAACACGCGGATCCGCCAGGGCGGCTACGAGGCCACCGAGGGCTCCGACGTCGTCGTCATCACGGCTGGCATCCCGCGCAAGGAGGGCCAGACCCGGATCGACCTCGCGGGCGACAACGCGCCGATCATGGAGGACATCGGCGAGTCGCTGCGCGAGTACAACGACGACTTCGTGTCGATCACGACGTCGAACCCCGTGGACCTGCTCAACCGCCACCTGTACGAGAGCGGCGAGCGCGCCCGCGAGAAGGTGATCGGCTTCGGCGGGCGACTCGACTCCGCGCGCTTCCGCTACGTGCTCTCCGAGCGCTTCGACGCGCCCGTGAAGAACGTCGAGGCCACCATCCTCGGCGAGCACGGCGACGCGCAGGTGCCCGTGTTCTCGAAGGTCCGCGTCGACGGCACCGACCCCGCGTTCACCGCCGACGAGAAGGAGGAGATCCTCGGCGACCTGCAGGAGTCCGCCATGGACGTCATCTCCCGGAAGGGCGCGACCCAGTGGGGCCCGGCGACGGGCGTCGCCCACATGGTCGAGGCCGTCGTCCGCGACACCGGCGAGGTGCTCCCCGGGTCGCTCGCGCTGGAGGGCGAGTTCGGCCACGAGGACACCGCCTTCGGCGTCCCCGTGAAGCTCGGCTCGAACGGCGTCGAGGAGGTCGTCGAGTGGGACCTGGACGACTACGAGGCCGACCTCATGGACGAGGCCGCCGAGAAGCTCTCGACACAGTACGACAAGATCGCGTAA
- the upp gene encoding uracil phosphoribosyltransferase — protein sequence MAIEKRGDAHLITHALAKDTLSRLRDVETEQVAFRKGLVKLGRICGYEIIDGAMETEFVSIETPLAETTGERVKGLDNVVIINVLRAATPFVEGLLKAFPRAKQGVISAGRNEEAGMGDDGTFPIEIDYTKLPDITAEDTVIVADPMLATGSTMCAVLDHVIANNPEPEDLFVLSAVSAPDGLTRVAEEVPEADLLTVAIDDELNEEGFIVPGLGDAGDRAFRTK from the coding sequence ATGGCAATCGAGAAGCGAGGCGACGCGCACCTCATCACGCACGCGCTGGCGAAGGACACGCTCTCGCGGCTCCGCGACGTGGAGACCGAGCAGGTCGCGTTCCGCAAGGGGTTGGTGAAGTTGGGCCGCATCTGCGGCTACGAGATCATCGACGGCGCGATGGAGACGGAGTTCGTCTCCATCGAGACGCCGCTGGCGGAGACGACCGGCGAGCGCGTGAAGGGGCTCGACAACGTCGTGATCATCAACGTCCTGCGCGCCGCGACGCCGTTCGTCGAGGGGCTGCTCAAGGCGTTCCCGCGCGCGAAGCAGGGCGTCATCTCCGCGGGTCGCAACGAGGAGGCCGGGATGGGCGACGACGGCACGTTCCCCATCGAGATCGACTACACGAAGCTCCCCGACATCACCGCCGAGGACACCGTCATCGTCGCCGACCCGATGCTCGCGACCGGGTCGACGATGTGCGCCGTGCTCGACCACGTGATCGCGAACAACCCCGAGCCGGAGGACCTGTTCGTGCTGTCGGCCGTCTCCGCGCCCGACGGCCTCACGCGCGTCGCCGAGGAGGTTCCGGAAGCCGACCTGCTCACCGTCGCCATCGACGACGAACTGAACGAGGAGGGGTTCATCGTCCCCGGCCTCGGCGACGCCGGCGACCGCGCGTTCCGGACGAAGTAG
- a CDS encoding excinuclease ABC subunit C, which translates to MDASAVRERAADLPREPGVYQFLAGDTVLYVGKAVDLRDRVPSYADPRSARVARMVGAADAIDFAVTDTETQALLLEANLIKRLNPRFNVRLKDDKSYPLVQFTDHAVPRIEVTRDPDEAATVFGPFTDRGRVDTVVKAIRETYGLRGCSDHKYEGRARPCLDYEMGLCSAPCTGEITPEAYRADVESAVRFFEGETGALADPLRREMEAAAQAQEFERAANLRDRLAAVESFHGAGEEAVSDRTDERAVDVLGAAVEGDAAVVARLHSERGQLVDRTRHSLDAPEAEDRIAEVLAAFLVQYYAERELPDAVLLSERPADEDVLAWLEAEGVAVRVPGTGREAKLVELALKNARSGPARRDELGALADALGIDRPARIEGFDVSHAQGKQVVGSDVCFVDGSAETADYRRKKLTDRNDDYANMRELVRWRAERAVEGRDDRPDPDLLLIDGGDGQLGAARDALAEVGWDVPAVALAKEEELVIAPDGVHRWDADAPHLHLLQRVRDEAHRFAVQYHQTLRDDVSTVLDDVPGIGPETRRRLLRRFGSVENVRAASEDDLLDVPGVGEKTATELKARL; encoded by the coding sequence ATGGACGCGAGCGCGGTCCGCGAACGCGCCGCCGACCTGCCCCGCGAGCCGGGGGTGTACCAGTTCCTCGCCGGCGACACCGTGTTGTACGTCGGGAAGGCGGTCGACCTCCGCGACCGGGTGCCCTCCTACGCCGACCCTCGGTCGGCCCGTGTCGCCCGGATGGTCGGGGCCGCGGACGCGATCGATTTCGCGGTGACCGACACCGAGACGCAGGCGCTGCTGCTGGAGGCGAACCTGATCAAGCGGCTCAACCCCCGCTTCAACGTTCGCCTCAAGGACGACAAATCGTACCCGCTCGTGCAGTTCACCGACCACGCGGTGCCGCGGATCGAGGTGACCCGCGACCCCGACGAGGCCGCGACGGTGTTCGGCCCGTTCACCGACCGTGGCCGCGTCGACACCGTGGTCAAAGCGATACGCGAGACGTACGGACTCCGGGGTTGTTCCGACCACAAGTACGAGGGACGCGCTCGCCCCTGTCTCGACTACGAGATGGGGCTGTGCTCGGCGCCGTGCACCGGCGAGATCACTCCCGAGGCATACCGCGCGGACGTCGAGTCGGCGGTCCGGTTCTTCGAGGGGGAGACGGGCGCGCTCGCTGATCCACTCCGCCGCGAGATGGAGGCCGCAGCGCAGGCGCAGGAGTTCGAGCGCGCCGCCAACCTCCGCGACCGACTGGCCGCCGTCGAGTCGTTCCACGGTGCCGGCGAAGAGGCGGTGTCCGACCGGACCGACGAACGCGCGGTCGACGTGCTCGGCGCGGCTGTCGAGGGCGACGCCGCCGTCGTCGCCCGCCTCCACAGCGAACGCGGGCAGTTGGTCGACCGCACGCGTCACTCGTTGGACGCGCCGGAGGCCGAAGACCGCATCGCGGAGGTGCTCGCGGCGTTCCTCGTCCAGTACTACGCCGAGCGGGAACTGCCCGACGCCGTCCTCCTCTCGGAGCGCCCCGCCGACGAGGACGTGCTCGCGTGGCTGGAGGCGGAGGGTGTGGCGGTCCGCGTCCCCGGCACCGGGCGGGAGGCGAAACTCGTCGAGTTGGCGCTGAAGAACGCCCGCAGCGGCCCCGCACGACGCGACGAACTCGGCGCGCTGGCCGACGCGCTCGGCATCGACCGTCCAGCGCGCATCGAAGGGTTCGACGTGAGCCACGCGCAGGGGAAGCAGGTAGTCGGCTCCGACGTGTGCTTCGTCGACGGGAGCGCCGAGACGGCGGACTACCGACGGAAGAAGCTCACCGACCGCAACGACGACTACGCGAACATGCGCGAACTCGTTCGCTGGCGCGCCGAGCGCGCCGTCGAGGGGCGCGACGACCGGCCCGATCCGGACCTGCTTCTCATCGACGGCGGCGACGGCCAACTCGGCGCCGCCCGCGACGCGCTCGCGGAGGTCGGCTGGGACGTGCCGGCGGTCGCGCTCGCGAAGGAGGAGGAGTTGGTGATCGCTCCCGACGGTGTCCACCGCTGGGACGCCGACGCGCCCCACCTCCACCTGCTCCAGCGGGTGCGCGACGAGGCGCACCGCTTCGCTGTACAGTACCACCAGACGCTCCGCGACGACGTGTCCACCGTGCTCGACGACGTGCCCGGTATCGGTCCGGAGACGCGCCGGCGACTCCTCCGGCGCTTCGGCTCCGTGGAGAACGTCCGCGCGGCAAGCGAGGACGACCTGCTGGACGTACCGGGCGTCGGCGAGAAGACCGCCACCGAGTTGAAAGCGCGGCTGTAG